A window of candidate division KSB1 bacterium contains these coding sequences:
- the dnaA gene encoding chromosomal replication initiator protein DnaA, whose amino-acid sequence MLNTAERAWTECLDLIRDNVQDSSFSLWFQATKALRLENQTLTISIPNQFFLDKIKNGYRDLIHRAVTQVLGDDTHIDFQISPEPLSETAIPVAPEIPPKFDAATQLSPHYTFNNFVEGDGNQFAKAASQAVAEAPGKTSFNPLFIYGGVGLGKTHLVQAIGNLSMSLKTIKSALYVSSEKFTNEFIAAIQNNRTIEFSSAYRNVDLLLVDDVQFFMDRGKTQEQFFHTFNTLHQKGKQIVLSSDRSPKDFTGIEERLLSRMQWGLVVDIQPPDLETRMAILQKKAEENKIEMPGDVVQLIAQNITNNIRELEGALIKLLAYASMYRLDISVNLARHVLKDLFVQKHRNLSIEDIQKEVGLFYSIPDDMLRARTRKKEVALARQIAMFLAKKLTKHSLKTIGLHFGGRDHTTVIHAVENIDTLCKKDLKLRDELEALERKVLCSAP is encoded by the coding sequence ATAACGTGCAAGATTCTTCGTTCTCGCTGTGGTTCCAAGCCACCAAAGCGCTACGGTTAGAGAATCAAACTCTAACTATCAGCATTCCCAACCAATTCTTCCTAGATAAAATCAAGAATGGTTACCGCGATCTGATCCATCGCGCCGTCACCCAAGTGCTCGGTGACGATACGCACATCGACTTTCAGATTTCTCCCGAACCACTCTCTGAAACGGCGATTCCGGTTGCCCCCGAAATTCCACCAAAATTTGACGCTGCGACCCAGCTCAGCCCGCATTACACGTTCAACAATTTTGTCGAAGGCGATGGCAATCAGTTTGCCAAAGCCGCTTCGCAGGCTGTGGCCGAAGCCCCGGGCAAAACTTCCTTCAATCCGCTGTTTATTTATGGCGGCGTGGGCTTGGGCAAAACCCATCTCGTACAGGCCATCGGAAATTTGTCCATGAGTTTAAAGACAATCAAGTCAGCCTTGTACGTCTCCAGCGAAAAGTTCACCAACGAATTCATTGCCGCGATCCAAAACAATCGCACCATTGAGTTCAGTTCGGCTTATCGCAATGTCGATCTGTTGCTGGTGGACGACGTGCAATTTTTCATGGATCGCGGCAAAACCCAGGAACAATTTTTTCACACTTTCAACACCCTGCATCAAAAAGGCAAACAGATCGTGCTTTCATCCGACCGCTCGCCAAAAGATTTTACCGGCATCGAGGAGCGCCTGCTCTCGCGCATGCAGTGGGGCCTGGTGGTGGATATCCAGCCGCCTGATCTCGAAACCCGCATGGCGATTTTGCAAAAGAAAGCCGAGGAAAACAAAATCGAAATGCCCGGGGATGTGGTGCAACTCATTGCGCAAAACATCACCAACAACATTCGGGAGCTTGAAGGCGCGCTGATCAAATTACTGGCCTATGCCTCCATGTATCGCCTCGATATCAGCGTCAATTTGGCCAGGCATGTTTTGAAGGACCTGTTCGTGCAAAAACACCGCAACCTGTCGATTGAAGATATTCAAAAGGAGGTGGGGTTGTTTTACAGCATTCCGGACGACATGCTGCGCGCACGCACCCGGAAAAAAGAAGTGGCCTTGGCCCGGCAGATTGCCATGTTTCTCGCCAAAAAACTCACCAAACACTCGCTTAAAACCATTGGCCTGCATTTTGGCGGCCGCGACCACACCACTGTCATTCACGCTGTTGAAAACATCGATACGCTATGTAAAAAAGATCTTAAATTGCGTGACGAACTGGAGGCACTCGAACGCAAGGTTTTATGTTCCGCTCCGTAA
- the dnaN gene encoding DNA polymerase III subunit beta, translated as MKFVVSKSELFQCLQRIIGVIPVKTTIPVLYNILLVLEGQRLRLTGTDLDVSIITHLNVHGERDGTVAIPAKRLFDIIRELPDLPITIQTEENNRVVLITEKGNYKLSGESSDEYPHIASESFVSQITYPTSRFLRMIDKTIFAVSNDELRTTLMGVLLEVRPQELRLVATDGHRLAKICDQKYAASPGEVKDGVLQAIMPTKALQLLTRNSDQSEVLEVAISENHITFKLGATTIYSKLINGQFPNYERVIPVDNELTMIVDRDMLAAAVRRAAIFANQITHQIRWSLAPGQVTISAEDAEIGGEAHETLITQYDGKAMEIGYNAQYVQEILRHVDGEEALFRLKDPGSAAIIEPLQQKEGEHHTMLLMPIRLNEAVAPA; from the coding sequence ATGAAATTCGTCGTCAGTAAATCGGAGTTGTTTCAGTGTCTCCAGCGCATCATCGGTGTGATTCCAGTCAAAACAACGATACCGGTGCTGTATAATATTTTGCTTGTTTTGGAAGGACAACGTCTCCGGCTTACCGGCACTGATTTGGATGTGTCGATCATCACGCATCTAAATGTTCACGGCGAGCGAGACGGAACCGTTGCCATCCCGGCCAAGCGACTTTTCGATATTATCCGTGAATTGCCGGATTTGCCGATTACGATCCAAACCGAAGAAAACAACCGGGTGGTATTGATAACGGAAAAAGGCAATTACAAATTGTCGGGAGAATCCAGTGACGAATATCCTCATATTGCGAGCGAATCGTTTGTTTCTCAGATTACTTATCCGACCTCGCGTTTCTTGCGGATGATTGATAAAACCATATTCGCCGTTAGTAACGATGAGTTGCGTACGACGTTGATGGGTGTATTGTTGGAAGTCAGGCCTCAGGAATTACGGTTAGTCGCCACCGATGGTCACCGCCTCGCTAAAATTTGCGATCAGAAGTATGCGGCGTCGCCAGGCGAAGTCAAAGACGGGGTTTTGCAGGCGATTATGCCGACGAAGGCGTTGCAATTACTGACACGCAACTCCGATCAATCTGAGGTGCTGGAAGTGGCAATAAGCGAAAATCATATCACGTTCAAACTGGGCGCGACGACGATTTACAGCAAGCTGATCAACGGCCAATTTCCAAATTATGAGCGCGTCATTCCGGTGGATAATGAACTGACGATGATCGTAGACCGTGACATGCTCGCGGCAGCGGTGCGGCGCGCCGCGATTTTTGCGAATCAAATCACCCATCAAATTCGTTGGAGCCTCGCGCCGGGCCAGGTTACCATTTCGGCGGAAGACGCGGAAATCGGCGGCGAAGCGCATGAAACGCTGATCACGCAATATGATGGCAAGGCAATGGAAATCGGCTACAACGCGCAGTATGTGCAGGAGATCTTGCGACACGTGGACGGTGAGGAAGCCTTGTTTCGCTTGAAAGACCCCGGCAGTGCCGCGATTATCGAGCCGCTACAGCAAAAGGAAGGTGAGCATCATACGATGCTGCTCATGCCGATTCGCCTCAACGAGGCTGTGGCACCCGCTTGA